One Coffea arabica cultivar ET-39 chromosome 5c, Coffea Arabica ET-39 HiFi, whole genome shotgun sequence DNA window includes the following coding sequences:
- the LOC113689845 gene encoding probable serine/threonine-protein kinase At1g54610 has protein sequence MGCACCKPSAIEDSRESPRERLSSKTSSDLRVPRAVSSRREEGYRVKDRLENNEGRVVLIDKQINGSARLHGENIERKREKTEYIVTASGHPGVGRMPRATEGEQVAAGWPPWLAAVAGEAIRGWVPRRADSFEKLDKIGQGTYSNVYRARDLDQGKIVALKKVRFDNLEPESVRFMAREIHILRRLDHPNIIKLEGLVTSRMSCSLYLVFEYMEHDLAGLASHPGLKFTEPQVKCYMQQLLRGLDHCHRHGVLHRDIKGSNLLIDNNGILKIADFGLASFFDPHQSQPLTSRVVTLWYRPPELLLGATYYGSAVDLWSTGCILAELYAGKPIMPGRTEVEQLHKIFKLCGSPSEEYWRKSKLPHATIFKPQQPYKRCVADTFKDFPAPALALMEVLLSIDPADRGSASSALQSEFFITKPLPCDPSSLPKYPPSKEFDAKVRDEEARRHAAAGSKGHRYDQERKGTRESRAVPAPDANAELVLSMQKRQGQSNSKSRSEMFNSHQEEVASGFPIDPPRPSQAVDEASNDPQGNLHKRGSHSGPLVHRAAWAKAGKNMEDAPKISNGADLSAMSGLVAARRSVLSEERSEKSGPSQQEVPKLIARFPGSFKETSNSSMKQDQKNQVVTGSYQNEDGRTSNNDPVLIGYGSKGNKIHYSGPIIVPSGKMDQMMKDHDRQVQEAVRRARLDKAKLRKSQADGNQLSINSLFVSGR, from the exons atggGGTGTGCCTGCTGTAAGCCCTCTGCCATTGAGGATAGTAGGGAGAGTCCAAGGGAGAGGCTATCCAGTAAGACATCTTCAGATTTGAGAGTCCCGAGGGCAGTTTCTTCCAGAAGAGAAGAAGGGTATAGAGTGAAAGATCGGCTGGAGAATAATGAAGGGAGGGTAGTTTTGATTGACAAGCAAATTAATGGTTCAGCCAGGTTGCATGGTGAGAATATTGAGAGGAAAAGGGAGAAGACTGAGTATATTGTTACAGCCTCTGGCCATCCTGGAGTGGGCAGAATGCCAAGAGCTACAGAAGGGGAGCAGGTTGCTGCTGGTTGGCCACCCTGGTTAGCTGCTGTGGCTGGTGAAGCTATCAGAGGATGGGTGCCTAGGCGTGCTGATTCTTTTGAGAAGTTGGATAAA ATTGGCCAGGGAACTTATAGCAATGTTTATCGTGCTCGAGATCTTGATCAAGGCAAGATTGTGGCTTTGAAGAAGGTAAGGTTTGACAATCTGGAGCCTGAGAGTGTTCGTTTCATGGCTAGGGAAATTCACATTCTTCGCAGGCTTGATCatcctaatataatcaagtTGGAAGGTCTAGTTACATCCCGGATGTCTTGCAGCTTGTACCTTGTTTTTGAGTACATGGAGCATGACCTAGCGGGTCTTGCATCACACCCAGGGCTAAAATTCACTGAACCACAG gtTAAGTGTTACATGCAGCAGCTTCTACGTGGGCTCGATCACTGTCACAGGCATGGTGTTCTGCATCGAGATATAAAGGGTTCCAATCTTTTAATTGACAATAATGGCATACTGAAAATAGCTGACTTTGGTCTGGCAAGTTTCTTTGATCCTCATCAGAGCCAGCCCTTGACAAGCCGTGTTGTGACTCTCTGGTACCGGCCACCTGAACTTCTACTTGGGGCTACTTATTATGGCTCTGCTGTGGATTTGTGGAGTACTGGTTGTATTCTTGCTGAACTTTATGCTGGCAAGCCTATCATGCCCGGACGAACAGAG GTTGAGCAGTTACACAAAATCTTCAAGCTTTGCGGTTCACCCTCTGAGGAGTACTGGAGAAAGTCGAAGTTACCTCATGCAACTATTTTTAAGCCCCAGCAACCTTATAAACGTTGTGTTGCAGATACATTTAAAGACTTTCCTGCACCAGCATTAGCTTTAATGGAGGTTCTACTATCTATAGATCCTGCTGATCGTGGATCCGCATCTTCTGCTCTCCAGAGTGAG TTCTTCATAACAAAACCACTTCCTTGTGATCCTTCGAGCTTGCCAAAGTATCCTCCCAGTAAAGAGTTTGATGCGAAAGTTCGGGATGAAGAAGCTAGAAG ACATGCGGCAGCAGGAAGCAAGGGTCACAGGTATGATCAAGAACGGAAAGGGACAAGAGAATCTCGTGCTGTTCCAGCACCTGATGCCAATGCTGAATTAGTCCTTTCAATGCAG AAAAGACAAGGTCAGTCCAATTCCAAGAGCAGAAGTGAGATGTTCAACTCTCATCAGGAAGAAGTTGCTTCTGGTTTTCCAATTGACCCACCTAGACCATCCCAGGCTGTTGATGAAGCAAGCAATGATCCCCAGGGCAATCTCCATAAGAGGGGTTCCCATTCTGGCCCACTGGTACACCGGGCTGCCTGGGCAAAAGCTGGAAAGAATATGGAAGATGCTCCAAAGATTTCAAATGGAGCTGACTTGTCTGCAATGTCTGGTTTAGTTGCTGCAAGGAGGAGTGTGCTCTCTGAGGAACGCAGTGAGAAGTCTGGTCCTTCTCAGCAGGAAGTTCCCAAACTTATTGCAAGATTTCCCGGATCTTTCAAGGAGACATCGAATTCCTCAATGAAGCAAGATCAAAAGAATCAAGTGGTCACAGGATCTTATCAAAATGAGGATGGAAGAACCAGCAACAATGATCCTGTTCTG ATTGGGTACGGGTCAAAGGGCAATAAAATCCACTATTCAGGACCGATAATAGTACCATCAGGCAAAATGGACCAGATGATGAAAGATCATGATCGGCAAGTTCAAGAAGCTGTAAGACGAGCACGCTTGGACAAGGCAAAATTACGAAAATCTCAGGCTGATGGAAACCAGTTATCAATTAATTCACTATTTGTTTCTGGCCGATGA